One window of Bacteroides sp. AN502(2024) genomic DNA carries:
- a CDS encoding lysylphosphatidylglycerol synthase transmembrane domain-containing protein, producing MKKLLKKTLKLILPVVLGGFILFWVYRDFDFAKAGDVLLHGTNWWWMLFSLLFGVFAQVFRGWRWRQTLEPLDAYPKKSDCVNAIFISYAASLVVPRIGEVSRCGVLAKYDNVSFAKSLGTVVTERLVDTLTIFLITGITVLLQLPIFVTFLQQTGTKIPSLVHLLTSVWFYIVLFCLIGVVTLLYYLRKTLFFYERVKGFVLNIWEGIMSLKGVRNIPLFIFYTLAIWTCYFLHFYFTFYCFAFTVHLGILAALVMFVGGTFAVIVPTPNGAGPWHFAIISMMMLYGISVTDAGIFALIVHGIQTFLVILLGIYGLAALPFASRHLG from the coding sequence ATGAAGAAACTATTAAAAAAGACGCTGAAACTGATATTACCGGTTGTTTTAGGCGGCTTTATTTTATTTTGGGTGTATCGCGACTTTGATTTTGCAAAAGCGGGCGATGTGTTGTTACATGGTACAAATTGGTGGTGGATGCTCTTCTCATTATTGTTCGGGGTATTTGCACAAGTCTTTCGTGGATGGAGGTGGAGACAGACGCTGGAACCGTTGGATGCTTACCCGAAAAAGAGCGATTGCGTGAATGCTATCTTCATTTCTTATGCTGCCAGTCTGGTGGTTCCCCGGATCGGGGAGGTGAGCCGTTGCGGGGTATTGGCAAAATATGATAACGTCTCGTTTGCCAAGTCGTTGGGAACAGTTGTTACGGAGCGGTTGGTCGATACATTGACTATTTTTCTCATCACTGGCATTACTGTATTACTTCAATTACCGATATTCGTCACTTTTCTTCAGCAGACCGGAACAAAAATACCTTCCCTTGTCCATCTCCTGACTTCTGTATGGTTCTATATCGTCCTGTTCTGTTTGATAGGTGTGGTGACACTTCTTTATTATTTAAGAAAAACGCTGTTCTTTTATGAGCGGGTGAAAGGCTTTGTGCTTAATATATGGGAGGGGATTATGTCTTTAAAAGGAGTGCGTAACATTCCTCTCTTTATTTTTTATACATTGGCTATCTGGACGTGTTATTTCCTTCACTTCTATTTCACGTTCTATTGCTTTGCTTTTACGGTACATTTGGGTATTCTTGCTGCTTTGGTTATGTTTGTGGGCGGTACGTTTGCGGTGATTGTGCCTACTCCTAACGGGGCGGGACCATGGCATTTTGCCATCATTTCTATGATGATGCTTTATGGGATAAGTGTGACGGATGCCGGAATATTTGCCTTGATTGTGCATGGAATCCAAACCTTTCTGGTTATTTTGTTAGGCATCTATGGTTTGGCTGCTCTACCGTTTGCCAGTAGACATCTGGGTTGA
- a CDS encoding urea transporter, producing MIFIHNLLLTLGRGIGQVMFQNNALSGLFMLIGIFLNSWQMGILAVCGTIISTLTAYFSGYKHDDIKNGLYGFNGALVGIAVGVFLPLSIGSLIMLIIASALSTWIAYFFSRQRLLPGFTAPFILAVWGMLGVCSWLIPDSLLVSDTAIDTIQNIDYFQAFCLDIGQVMFQGNTVLSGLFFLIGILINSRKATLYTILGALLPIPLAILLEVDATNLNAGLMGYNGVLCAIALGGATWKSGVWAGCSVLLSTVLQILGMSLGIPTLTAPFVISVWIIIMIQKVIRLASKTVRTNKSDEHRLVC from the coding sequence ATGATCTTCATACACAATTTATTGCTCACTCTGGGACGTGGAATAGGACAAGTGATGTTTCAGAATAATGCGTTATCCGGATTATTCATGCTAATCGGAATCTTTCTAAACTCATGGCAAATGGGAATACTAGCAGTCTGCGGCACTATAATAAGTACACTGACAGCCTATTTTTCGGGATATAAGCATGATGATATAAAAAATGGATTATACGGATTTAATGGAGCGTTAGTAGGTATAGCAGTTGGCGTATTTCTACCATTATCGATAGGAAGTTTAATCATGTTGATTATCGCTTCGGCCCTTTCCACATGGATTGCCTATTTTTTCAGCCGGCAACGTTTGCTCCCCGGCTTTACCGCTCCTTTCATTCTTGCCGTATGGGGAATGTTGGGAGTTTGCAGCTGGCTTATACCAGATTCACTACTAGTTTCCGATACGGCTATTGATACCATACAGAATATCGATTATTTCCAAGCCTTCTGTTTGGATATAGGGCAAGTCATGTTTCAGGGAAATACAGTTCTCTCCGGATTATTTTTCCTTATAGGTATTTTGATTAATTCTCGAAAGGCAACTCTCTATACCATCTTAGGAGCGCTTCTTCCCATTCCTCTAGCCATTTTACTTGAAGTGGATGCAACAAACTTAAATGCCGGATTAATGGGCTATAATGGTGTATTATGTGCCATCGCTTTAGGAGGGGCGACCTGGAAAAGTGGAGTATGGGCAGGATGCTCTGTCTTACTGTCGACCGTATTACAAATTCTAGGAATGAGTTTGGGTATCCCTACCTTAACCGCTCCCTTTGTTATATCTGTATGGATCATAATAATGATACAAAAAGTAATCAGATTAGCTAGTAAGACAGTTCGTACTAATAAGTCAGACGAACACCGGCTTGTATGTTGA
- the mgtE gene encoding magnesium transporter: MNEEYIDNVKHLIEQKDADTVKSLLIDLHPADIAELCNDLNPKEAKFVYRLLDNEIAADVLVEMDEDARKELLEMLPSETIAKRFVDYMDTDDAVDLMRELDEDKQEEVLSHIEDIEQAGDIVDLLKYDENTAGGLMGTEMVLVNENWSMPECLKEMRQQAEELDEIYYVYVIDDDERLRGIFPLKKMITSPSVSKVKHVMQKDPISVHVDTPIDEVVQAIEKYDLVAIPVVDSIGRLVGQITVDDVMDEVREQSERDYQLASGLSQDVETDDNVFRQTTARLPWLLIGMIGGIGNSMILGNFDATFAAHPEMALYIPLIGGTGGNVGTQSSAIIVQGLANSSLDAKNTFKQITKEAVVALINATIISLLVYTYNFIRFGATATVTYSVSISLFAVVMFASIFGTLVPMTLEKLKIDPAIATGPFIAITNDIIGMMLYMGITVLLS, encoded by the coding sequence ATGAACGAGGAATACATTGACAACGTTAAACACCTTATTGAGCAAAAAGATGCTGATACGGTAAAAAGCCTTCTCATCGACCTCCATCCGGCCGACATTGCCGAATTGTGCAATGATCTGAATCCGAAAGAGGCCAAGTTCGTCTATCGCCTGCTCGATAACGAAATAGCCGCTGATGTGCTTGTCGAGATGGATGAAGACGCTCGTAAAGAGCTGCTCGAAATGCTTCCTTCGGAGACAATCGCCAAACGCTTTGTTGACTACATGGATACGGATGATGCCGTAGACCTGATGCGTGAGCTCGATGAAGATAAGCAAGAAGAGGTGCTTTCTCACATCGAGGACATCGAACAGGCAGGTGATATTGTCGACTTGCTGAAATACGACGAAAATACTGCCGGTGGTTTGATGGGTACGGAAATGGTGCTCGTCAACGAGAACTGGAGTATGCCAGAATGCCTGAAAGAAATGCGCCAACAGGCAGAAGAGCTGGACGAAATTTATTATGTATATGTCATCGATGACGACGAACGTCTACGAGGTATCTTCCCGCTCAAAAAGATGATTACTTCTCCTTCTGTATCCAAAGTGAAACACGTGATGCAGAAAGATCCGATTTCCGTGCACGTTGATACCCCTATCGACGAAGTGGTACAGGCGATCGAAAAGTATGACTTGGTAGCCATTCCCGTTGTCGACAGTATCGGCCGGCTTGTGGGACAAATCACCGTTGACGACGTCATGGATGAAGTTCGTGAACAATCAGAACGTGACTATCAGTTGGCATCCGGTCTTTCGCAAGACGTAGAAACAGATGATAATGTATTCAGACAGACCACAGCCCGCCTTCCATGGTTGTTGATCGGCATGATCGGTGGAATCGGCAATTCCATGATATTAGGAAATTTCGATGCCACTTTTGCCGCTCATCCCGAAATGGCACTATACATCCCACTGATCGGTGGTACAGGAGGGAATGTAGGAACGCAATCTTCTGCTATCATCGTACAAGGACTGGCTAACAGTTCGCTGGACGCTAAAAATACATTCAAGCAAATAACCAAGGAAGCTGTAGTAGCTTTAATTAACGCCACTATTATTTCCTTATTAGTATATACCTACAACTTCATCCGGTTCGGAGCAACGGCTACGGTCACCTATTCCGTATCTATCAGTCTGTTTGCCGTGGTCATGTTTGCTTCCATCTTTGGAACACTGGTACCAATGACACTGGAGAAGCTGAAAATTGATCCTGCCATTGCAACAGGACCGTTTATTGCCATAACAAATGACATCATCGGGATGATGTTGTACATGGGAATAACTGTTTTATTGTCATAA
- the rsmA gene encoding 16S rRNA (adenine(1518)-N(6)/adenine(1519)-N(6))-dimethyltransferase RsmA produces MKLVKPKKFLGQHFLKDLKVAQDIADTVDTFPELPILEVGPGMGVLTQFLVKKDRLVKVVEVDYESVAYLREAYPSLEDHIIEDDFLKMKLHRLFDGKPFVLTGNYPYNISSQIFFKMLDNKDIIPCCTGMIQKEVAERIAAGPGSKTYGILSVLIQAWYKVEYLFTVSEHVFNPPPKVKSAVIRMTRNETKELGCDEKLFKQVVKTTFNQRRKTLRNSIKPILGKDCPLMEDILFNKRPEQLSVVEFIDLTNKVEEALKTAGNNQQPTDGQQWTEN; encoded by the coding sequence ATGAAATTAGTAAAGCCTAAAAAGTTTCTCGGGCAGCACTTTCTAAAAGATCTGAAAGTTGCGCAAGATATTGCCGATACCGTCGACACGTTTCCCGAACTGCCTATTCTGGAGGTGGGACCGGGCATGGGAGTATTGACCCAATTTCTGGTAAAAAAAGATCGGTTGGTAAAAGTCGTAGAAGTTGACTATGAGTCGGTTGCCTATCTTCGCGAAGCTTATCCGTCGTTGGAGGACCACATCATTGAAGATGACTTTCTGAAGATGAAACTTCATCGGCTGTTCGACGGCAAGCCTTTTGTACTAACCGGTAATTACCCATACAACATCTCCAGCCAAATCTTTTTCAAGATGCTGGACAACAAAGATATCATTCCTTGTTGCACAGGGATGATTCAAAAAGAGGTAGCCGAACGCATTGCAGCCGGACCGGGCAGTAAAACTTACGGTATCCTTAGCGTATTGATACAGGCATGGTATAAAGTAGAATACCTATTCACAGTGAGTGAGCACGTGTTCAACCCACCTCCCAAAGTGAAAAGCGCTGTTATCCGCATGACGCGCAACGAGACCAAAGAGTTGGGATGTGACGAAAAACTATTCAAACAAGTCGTAAAAACAACTTTCAACCAACGACGCAAAACATTACGCAACTCTATCAAACCAATTTTAGGCAAAGATTGTCCACTCATGGAGGATATATTATTTAATAAACGCCCGGAGCAACTATCGGTAGTAGAATTTATCGATTTGACCAACAAAGTGGAAGAAGCATTAAAAACTGCAGGAAACAACCAACAACCGACCGACGGGCAGCAATGGACAGAAAACTAA
- a CDS encoding DUF349 domain-containing protein, producing MMDARDTNLPLNQGELEEEKKTAEVSEAITETPTAEVTAEVQPEAVPKPVTKEEVLNQLKELAQDAENANKQEIDNLKQSFYKLHNAELETAKVQFTDNGGNLEDFVAQEDPTEEEFKRLMGVIKEKRSKQIAELERQKEENLQVKLSIIEELKELVESGDDANKSYTEFKKLQQQWNDTKLVPQGKVNELWKNYQLYVEKFYDLLKLNNEFREYDFKKNLEIKTHLCEAAEKLTDEEDVVSAFHQLQKLHQEFRDTGPVAKELRDEIWNRFKVASTAVNRRHQQHFEALKEAEQHNLDQKTVICEIVEAIEYDELKTFSAWENKTQEVIALQNKWKTIGFAPQKMNVKIFERFRRACDDFFKKKGEFFKSLKEGMNENLEKKKALCEKAEALKDSTDWKVTADTLTKLQKEWKTIGPVAKKHSDAIWKRFITACDYFFEQKNKATSSQRSVETENLEKKKALIEKLSAIDENMDTEEAISLVRDLKKEWNSIGHVPFKEKDKLYKQYHGLIDQLFDRFNINVSNKKLSNFRSNISNIQEGGTQSLYREREKLVRTYENMKNELQTYENNLGFLTSTSKKGSSLLTELNRKVDKLKADLELVLQKIKVIDESIKAEE from the coding sequence ATGATGGACGCTCGAGACACTAATCTGCCCTTGAACCAAGGGGAATTAGAAGAAGAAAAGAAAACAGCCGAGGTTTCTGAAGCTATTACAGAGACTCCGACTGCAGAAGTGACTGCCGAAGTTCAACCTGAAGCAGTTCCTAAACCTGTCACTAAGGAAGAGGTACTAAACCAGCTGAAAGAGCTTGCGCAAGACGCTGAAAATGCGAACAAACAGGAAATAGACAATCTGAAACAATCATTCTACAAGTTACATAATGCCGAATTAGAAACGGCTAAAGTACAGTTTACAGACAACGGTGGAAACCTGGAAGATTTTGTTGCTCAAGAAGACCCGACAGAAGAAGAATTCAAACGCCTGATGGGAGTCATCAAGGAAAAACGCAGTAAGCAGATTGCCGAACTGGAACGCCAGAAGGAAGAAAACCTACAAGTGAAACTTTCTATTATCGAAGAGCTGAAAGAATTGGTAGAATCCGGAGATGATGCCAACAAATCCTATACGGAATTCAAGAAACTACAACAGCAATGGAATGACACCAAATTGGTACCTCAAGGCAAAGTGAATGAGCTTTGGAAAAACTATCAATTATATGTAGAGAAGTTCTACGATTTATTGAAACTGAACAATGAGTTCCGTGAATACGATTTCAAAAAGAATCTGGAAATCAAAACTCACCTCTGCGAAGCTGCCGAAAAGTTGACTGACGAGGAAGATGTTGTCTCCGCTTTCCATCAACTTCAGAAATTACATCAGGAGTTCCGCGATACAGGTCCGGTAGCCAAAGAACTGCGCGACGAAATCTGGAATCGATTCAAAGTTGCTTCTACTGCAGTTAACCGACGCCATCAACAGCACTTCGAAGCATTGAAAGAAGCCGAACAGCACAATTTGGATCAGAAAACCGTAATCTGTGAAATCGTTGAAGCGATTGAGTATGATGAATTGAAAACATTCTCGGCTTGGGAAAATAAGACTCAGGAGGTAATTGCCCTGCAAAATAAATGGAAAACCATCGGTTTTGCACCCCAAAAGATGAATGTGAAGATCTTCGAACGTTTCCGTCGTGCCTGCGATGATTTCTTCAAGAAGAAAGGAGAATTCTTCAAGAGCCTGAAAGAAGGGATGAACGAAAATCTGGAAAAGAAGAAAGCACTCTGCGAAAAAGCAGAAGCTTTAAAAGATAGCACAGACTGGAAAGTGACTGCCGACACACTGACCAAACTTCAAAAGGAGTGGAAGACCATCGGACCGGTAGCCAAGAAACATTCGGATGCCATCTGGAAACGTTTTATCACAGCTTGCGACTACTTCTTTGAACAAAAAAACAAGGCAACTTCTTCACAACGTTCTGTCGAAACAGAAAATCTGGAAAAGAAGAAAGCGTTGATAGAAAAGCTATCCGCAATCGATGAGAACATGGATACTGAAGAAGCAATCAGCTTGGTTCGGGATTTGAAGAAAGAGTGGAATTCCATCGGTCATGTGCCGTTCAAAGAAAAAGATAAGCTATACAAGCAATATCACGGATTAATCGACCAGCTATTCGACCGTTTCAATATCAATGTTTCCAACAAAAAGTTAAGTAACTTCCGTTCGAATATCAGCAACATCCAAGAAGGTGGCACCCAATCTCTATACAGAGAACGTGAGAAACTGGTGCGTACTTATGAGAATATGAAGAATGAACTTCAGACTTATGAGAACAATCTGGGCTTCCTGACCTCTACTTCCAAGAAAGGCAGCAGCCTACTGACCGAGCTGAACCGCAAAGTAGACAAACTGAAAGCAGACTTGGAACTGGTATTGCAAAAAATAAAAGTAATCGACGAATCAATAAAAGCAGAAGAATAA
- a CDS encoding outer membrane beta-barrel protein has protein sequence MKEKGLWMNKLKEKLADYSEPIPASGWEQLEKELMYPVEKKIYPYRKWMMAVAAILILAVVSSVSLYFLGTPAADEIRHIQTPALASTPDGLPGGQQSDMQGTVVEPVLRPITREDRLAKVDRNHTEQTTSADPSRIGNENDSATASRGQVQDTERLNNRPHRPSGKDKLHIPTEKRASQKGTWSMGLSVGNSGGALTEVGAGSHAYMSRLSMLSVSNGLMETIPNDQTVVFKDGVPYLRQAKQVVDIKHHQPISFGLSVRKGLAKGFSLETGLTYTLLLSDVKLAGEEQQIEQKLHYIGIPLRANWSFLDKKFVNLYVSGGGMVEKCVYGKLGSEKETVKPLQFSVSGGVGMQINATKRLGIYVEPGVAYYFNDGSDIQTIRKENPLNFNIQAGVRLTY, from the coding sequence ATGAAAGAGAAAGGATTGTGGATGAATAAGTTGAAGGAGAAGCTCGCGGATTATTCCGAGCCGATACCTGCTTCCGGTTGGGAACAACTGGAGAAAGAGCTTATGTATCCTGTGGAGAAGAAAATATATCCTTATCGAAAATGGATGATGGCTGTTGCGGCTATTCTGATATTAGCTGTCGTTTCGTCAGTAAGTCTGTATTTTCTAGGGACACCCGCTGCGGATGAAATACGCCATATACAGACTCCGGCATTAGCTTCTACTCCCGATGGATTGCCGGGAGGGCAACAATCGGATATGCAGGGAACCGTTGTGGAACCTGTCTTACGACCGATAACTCGTGAAGATCGTTTGGCGAAAGTCGACAGGAATCATACGGAGCAGACGACGAGTGCAGATCCATCAAGAATCGGTAACGAGAATGATTCTGCAACCGCCAGCCGGGGGCAGGTACAGGATACAGAGCGATTGAATAACAGACCGCATCGTCCTTCCGGTAAAGACAAACTTCATATTCCGACAGAAAAAAGAGCTTCGCAAAAAGGGACATGGTCAATGGGACTCTCAGTGGGGAATTCAGGAGGTGCTTTGACAGAAGTGGGTGCCGGATCTCATGCTTATATGTCTCGTTTGAGTATGCTTTCAGTTTCCAACGGTTTGATGGAGACGATTCCTAATGACCAAACGGTGGTCTTCAAAGATGGAGTACCTTATCTGCGTCAGGCAAAACAGGTGGTTGATATAAAACATCATCAGCCTATCTCTTTCGGATTGTCTGTTCGTAAAGGTTTAGCTAAAGGATTCTCCCTTGAGACAGGACTGACTTATACGCTGCTTCTTTCGGATGTAAAACTGGCAGGAGAAGAACAACAGATAGAACAGAAACTACATTATATCGGTATCCCACTGCGTGCCAACTGGAGTTTCCTGGATAAGAAATTCGTCAATCTTTATGTCTCCGGTGGAGGTATGGTTGAGAAATGTGTTTATGGCAAGCTGGGATCTGAAAAAGAAACAGTGAAACCTTTGCAGTTCTCGGTATCCGGTGGCGTAGGTATGCAGATCAATGCAACGAAACGTTTGGGTATTTACGTGGAACCGGGTGTCGCTTATTATTTCAATGATGGCTCCGATATACAAACGATACGTAAGGAGAATCCGTTAAACTTCAACATACAAGCCGGTGTTCGTCTGACTTATTAG